A stretch of Miscanthus floridulus cultivar M001 chromosome 13, ASM1932011v1, whole genome shotgun sequence DNA encodes these proteins:
- the LOC136499266 gene encoding uncharacterized protein: MPYHNLRPDPVLRTLLLSIPQRKIVFTNSDKAHVEEALHRLGLYGLLCSQITRTWQFGVQSLSFGNRMDCISKIKTLGLFLSRNTSKLISTGKKLKIASAMTSIQFKVSGAVMTRKLII; this comes from the exons ATGCCATATCACAATCTGAGGCCTGACCCTGTTTTGAGGACCCTCCTACTTTCAATTCCACAGAGAAAAATA GTATTCACAAATTCTGACAAAGCTCATGTGGAGGAAGCTCTGCATAGACTGGGTTTATATGGTTTACTCTGTTCACAAATTACTAGGACATGGCA GTTTGGAGTTCAGTCATTATCCTTTGGAAATCGGATGGATTGCATCTCCAAAATAAAAACTTTG GGGTTATTCCTGTCTAGAAATACCAGCAAATTGATTTCAACCGGAAAGAAGTTGAAGATTGCATCAGCTATGACCTCCATACAATTTAAG GTGTCGGGAGCTGTTATGacgaggaaattaataatttag
- the LOC136499265 gene encoding uncharacterized protein isoform X1: protein MVDNEYATASVREPKILLTTSRNPSAALTQFVKKLKVVFPMSQRMNRGGQVISEIVESCWSHDITDLILVHEHRGQPDGLIVSHLPNGPTAYFGLLNVVTQHDIKGRNAMEKMSEAYPHLVLDNFSTQVNHTHIVSWKQLTALPSYLIFVVMVSCSLCVLEKLHAFIAR, encoded by the exons ATGGTCGATAACGAGTACGCTACTGCTTCAGTTCGGGAGCCCAAGATACTCTTGACCACGTCTCGCAATCCCAGCGCGGCCCTAACTCAGTTTGTTAAG AAGCTGAAGGTTGTCTTCCCCATGTCACAAAGAATGAACCGTGGTGGCCAG GTTATATCAGAAATCGTTGAGTCATGCTGGTCGCATGATATCACTGATCTTATTTTGGTGCATGAACATCGTGGTCAACCTGATGGTTTGATCGTCTCCCATCTACCGAATGGTCCAACTGCATACTTCGGGTTGCTCAATGTG GTGACACAGCATGATATTAAAGGCAGGAACGCAATGGAAAAAATGTCAGAAGCATACCCCCATTTAGTACTTGACAACTTCTCAACCCAGGTAAATCATACACACATTGTTTCATGGAAGCAGTTAACTGCTTTGCCTTCATACCTTATCTTTGTTGTCATGGTGAGCTGTTCACTATGTGTGCTTGAAAAGTTACACGCTTTCATAGCAAGGTAA
- the LOC136499265 gene encoding uncharacterized protein isoform X2 yields the protein MVDNEYATASVREPKILLTTSRNPSAALTQFVKLKVVFPMSQRMNRGGQVISEIVESCWSHDITDLILVHEHRGQPDGLIVSHLPNGPTAYFGLLNVVTQHDIKGRNAMEKMSEAYPHLVLDNFSTQVNHTHIVSWKQLTALPSYLIFVVMVSCSLCVLEKLHAFIAR from the exons ATGGTCGATAACGAGTACGCTACTGCTTCAGTTCGGGAGCCCAAGATACTCTTGACCACGTCTCGCAATCCCAGCGCGGCCCTAACTCAGTTTGTTAAG CTGAAGGTTGTCTTCCCCATGTCACAAAGAATGAACCGTGGTGGCCAG GTTATATCAGAAATCGTTGAGTCATGCTGGTCGCATGATATCACTGATCTTATTTTGGTGCATGAACATCGTGGTCAACCTGATGGTTTGATCGTCTCCCATCTACCGAATGGTCCAACTGCATACTTCGGGTTGCTCAATGTG GTGACACAGCATGATATTAAAGGCAGGAACGCAATGGAAAAAATGTCAGAAGCATACCCCCATTTAGTACTTGACAACTTCTCAACCCAGGTAAATCATACACACATTGTTTCATGGAAGCAGTTAACTGCTTTGCCTTCATACCTTATCTTTGTTGTCATGGTGAGCTGTTCACTATGTGTGCTTGAAAAGTTACACGCTTTCATAGCAAGGTAA